Proteins encoded together in one Pantoea sp. CCBC3-3-1 window:
- the efeB gene encoding iron uptake transporter deferrochelatase/peroxidase subunit, with translation MARHLADDAPEPSRRRLLKGMGILSGALAVGGGCPVQAQEKSFSPGALSPNSRQEAQPFYGAHQAGIVTPQQAAMMIVAFDVLATDKTDLERLFRLLTERIAFLTQGGKAPLVTNPQLPPMDSGILGDNIWPDNLTITVSAGHSLFDERYGLQALKPQKLQAMTRFPNDALDSKLCHGDLLLQICANTNDTVIHALRDIIKHSPDLLSVRWRREGFISDHAARSKGKETPINLLGFKDGTANPDSASQTLMDKILWVTADQDEPAWAVGGSYQAARIIQFRVEFWDRTPLREQENIFGRVKHSGAPLGMHNERDVPDYASDPEGAVIPMDAHIRLANPRTPETQENLMLRRGYSYSLGVSNAGQLEMGLLFVCYQHDLEKGFLAVQKRLNGEALEEYIKPVGGGYFFVLPGVIDDKHFLGQALLQA, from the coding sequence ATGGCAAGGCATTTAGCAGACGACGCGCCTGAACCGTCGCGTCGTCGTTTATTGAAAGGCATGGGCATCCTTAGCGGTGCCCTTGCCGTTGGCGGCGGCTGTCCGGTTCAGGCGCAGGAAAAATCGTTCTCACCCGGTGCCTTATCACCGAATTCCCGGCAGGAAGCCCAGCCGTTTTACGGCGCGCATCAGGCGGGTATCGTGACGCCACAGCAGGCGGCGATGATGATCGTGGCTTTTGATGTGCTGGCAACGGATAAAACAGACCTGGAGCGGCTGTTCAGATTACTCACCGAACGCATTGCTTTTCTGACTCAGGGCGGTAAAGCACCGCTGGTGACTAATCCACAGCTGCCGCCAATGGATTCCGGCATTCTTGGCGATAATATCTGGCCCGATAACCTGACCATCACCGTATCGGCTGGCCATTCGCTGTTTGACGAACGCTACGGTTTGCAGGCGCTGAAACCGCAGAAATTGCAGGCGATGACGCGTTTTCCTAACGACGCGCTGGATAGCAAACTGTGTCACGGCGATTTACTGCTGCAAATCTGTGCCAATACCAATGACACGGTCATTCATGCGCTGCGCGATATCATCAAGCACTCGCCGGATTTACTCAGCGTGCGCTGGCGGCGTGAAGGTTTTATTTCCGATCATGCCGCGCGCAGTAAAGGGAAGGAAACGCCCATCAATCTGCTGGGCTTCAAAGACGGGACGGCCAACCCGGATTCGGCCAGTCAGACACTGATGGATAAAATTCTGTGGGTGACGGCGGATCAGGACGAACCCGCCTGGGCGGTGGGCGGCAGCTATCAGGCTGCGCGCATTATTCAGTTCCGCGTGGAATTTTGGGACAGAACGCCGCTGCGCGAACAGGAAAACATTTTCGGCCGGGTGAAGCACAGCGGCGCGCCATTAGGCATGCACAATGAACGTGATGTGCCTGACTATGCCAGCGATCCAGAAGGGGCCGTCATCCCCATGGATGCGCATATCCGGCTGGCAAATCCCCGCACGCCTGAAACGCAAGAGAACCTGATGTTGCGTCGTGGCTACAGCTACTCGCTGGGCGTTTCCAATGCGGGGCAGTTGGAAATGGGCCTGCTTTTTGTTTGTTATCAGCACGATTTAGAGAAGGGATTTTTGGCCGTGCAAAAAAGGCTTAATGGCGAAGCGCTTGAGGAATATATCAAGCCGGTCGGCGGCGGTTATTTCTTTGTGCTGCCCGGCGTCATTGACGATAAACATTTTCTTGGGCAGGCATTATTGCAGGCCTGA
- the efeO gene encoding iron uptake system protein EfeO, with translation MIHRFRHTALQAALLALLSGSAVAADVPQVKISVNDKQCDPMTVTVNAGKTQFIIQNHSQKGLEWEILKGVMVVEERENIAPGFTQKLTANLEAGEYEMTCGLLSNAKGKLIVKGNSAPVNGKPDILQLTVPITDYKTWVTQQVTELVAGTKAFTDAIKAGDTAKAKALYAPTRRHYERIEPIAELFSDLDGSIDAREDDYEKKAADPKFTGFHRLEKALFGDNSTQGMQPYADKLYADTLDLQKRINELAFPPGKVVGGAADLIEEVASSKISGEEDRYSRTDLWDFQANVDGAQKIVDLLRPMLQKADATLLSRVDANFKKVDVILSKYRTHEGYESYDKLTDADRNAMKGPITTLAEDLAKLRGTLGLD, from the coding sequence ATGATTCATCGTTTCCGTCATACCGCACTGCAAGCGGCGCTTCTCGCGTTATTATCCGGCTCTGCCGTCGCGGCCGATGTGCCGCAGGTTAAAATCAGCGTCAACGATAAGCAGTGCGATCCAATGACCGTCACCGTTAATGCGGGAAAGACGCAGTTCATTATTCAGAACCACAGCCAGAAAGGTCTGGAATGGGAAATTCTGAAGGGGGTAATGGTCGTGGAAGAGCGTGAGAATATCGCGCCTGGTTTTACGCAAAAACTGACTGCTAATCTGGAAGCGGGCGAATATGAGATGACCTGCGGCTTGCTGAGCAACGCGAAAGGCAAGCTGATTGTGAAAGGCAACAGCGCACCGGTTAACGGCAAGCCGGATATTTTGCAACTGACCGTGCCGATTACCGACTACAAAACCTGGGTTACCCAGCAGGTAACGGAGCTGGTGGCGGGCACCAAAGCCTTTACCGATGCGATAAAAGCGGGCGACACTGCCAAAGCAAAAGCGCTGTACGCACCTACGCGCCGCCATTATGAGCGCATTGAACCTATCGCTGAACTCTTCTCCGATCTTGATGGCAGCATTGATGCGCGTGAAGACGACTACGAGAAAAAAGCCGCCGATCCGAAATTCACCGGTTTCCACCGTCTGGAAAAGGCGTTGTTTGGCGATAACAGCACGCAGGGCATGCAGCCTTACGCCGACAAGCTCTATGCCGATACGCTGGATCTGCAAAAACGGATTAACGAGCTGGCTTTCCCACCGGGCAAAGTGGTAGGCGGCGCGGCCGATCTGATTGAAGAAGTCGCCTCCAGCAAGATCTCCGGTGAAGAAGATCGCTACAGCCGCACCGACCTGTGGGATTTCCAGGCGAACGTTGACGGCGCACAAAAAATTGTCGACCTGCTGCGTCCCATGCTGCAAAAAGCCGATGCCACCTTGCTAAGCAGAGTGGATGCGAACTTTAAAAAAGTTGACGTGATTTTAAGCAAATACCGCACCCATGAAGGCTACGAGTCTTACGACAAACTGACCGATGCCGACCGCAACGCGATGAAAGGGCCGATTACCACGCTGGCCGAAGATCTCGCTAAGCTGCGCGGTACGCTGGGACTGGACTGA
- the efeU gene encoding iron uptake transporter permease EfeU, with amino-acid sequence MFVPFLIMLREGLEAALIVSLIASYLQRTQRSEWFGAMWLGVFVAATLCLGLGYFINATTGEFPQKEQELFEGIVATIAVCILTWMVFWMRKVSRNIKVQLEGAVDNALQKGKGSGWALIVMVFLAVAREGLESVFFLLAAFQQDVGIAPPVGAILGLATAIVLGMLIYWGGVRLNMAVFFKWTGLFILFVAAGLAAGAIRAFHEAGLWNAFQSVAFDFSNTLSTSTLTGTLLEGFFGYQEAPSVSEVAAWLIYLIPALLLFFMPARPPASTLRTTR; translated from the coding sequence ATGTTTGTCCCTTTTCTGATTATGTTACGTGAAGGGCTGGAAGCCGCGCTGATCGTCAGCCTGATTGCCAGCTATCTCCAGCGCACTCAGCGCAGCGAGTGGTTTGGTGCAATGTGGCTTGGCGTCTTTGTCGCCGCCACGCTCTGCCTGGGTCTCGGCTATTTTATTAACGCAACAACCGGCGAATTTCCGCAAAAAGAGCAGGAGCTGTTTGAAGGCATCGTTGCGACCATTGCCGTCTGTATTCTTACCTGGATGGTGTTCTGGATGCGCAAAGTATCGCGCAATATTAAAGTCCAGCTCGAAGGCGCGGTCGACAACGCATTGCAGAAAGGCAAAGGCAGCGGCTGGGCACTGATCGTGATGGTTTTTCTTGCCGTTGCGCGTGAAGGGCTGGAATCGGTGTTTTTCCTGCTGGCGGCATTTCAGCAGGATGTGGGCATTGCACCTCCCGTAGGCGCCATACTGGGTCTGGCAACGGCCATTGTGCTCGGCATGCTGATTTACTGGGGCGGCGTGCGGCTCAACATGGCGGTATTTTTCAAATGGACCGGCCTGTTTATCCTCTTCGTGGCGGCCGGGCTGGCGGCGGGCGCTATTCGGGCTTTCCATGAGGCCGGTTTGTGGAATGCGTTCCAGTCTGTCGCCTTCGATTTCAGCAACACGCTTTCGACCAGCACCCTGACAGGCACCTTACTTGAAGGCTTTTTCGGCTATCAGGAAGCCCCCAGCGTCAGTGAAGTGGCGGCCTGGCTGATTTACTTAATACCGGCGCTGCTGCTGTTCTTTATGCCTGCGCGCCCGCCCGCTTCCACATTACGCACCACGCGTTAA
- the putP gene encoding sodium/proline symporter PutP, translated as MTVSTPMMVTFCVYILGMVLIGFMAYRSTKNFDDYILGGRSLGALVTALSAGASDMSGWLLMGLPGAIFLSGISESWIAIGLTLGAYLNWKIVAGRLRVQTEHHDNALTLPDFFSSRFEDNSKILRVISALVILVFFTIYCASGIVAGARLFESTFGMSYETALWAGAAATIIYTFVGGFLAVSWTDTVQASLMIFALILTPVIVIFAVGGLSDSLQVIQAKSVENLDMLKNMNFVAVISLLGWGLGYFGQPHILARFMAADSHRSIRSARRIGMAWMVLCLAGAVAVGFFGIAYFQNHPEQAAGVTENGERIFIELARILFNPWIAGILLSAILAAVMSTLSCQLLVCSSALTEDLYKNFLRKNATQRELVWVGRLMVLLVAVIAIALASNPENRVLGLVSYAWAGFGAAFGPVVIFSLMWKRMTRNGALAGIVIGAATVLIWKHYAWLDLYEIIPGFVFASLGIVVFSLLGSKPSAAAIQRFETAEAEFNTH; from the coding sequence ATGACAGTAAGTACACCAATGATGGTGACCTTTTGCGTCTATATCCTCGGCATGGTGCTGATCGGTTTTATGGCATACCGCTCGACCAAGAATTTTGACGACTATATCCTGGGAGGACGAAGTCTGGGTGCCCTGGTCACTGCGCTGTCAGCAGGGGCTTCTGATATGAGCGGCTGGCTGTTGATGGGCCTGCCTGGTGCCATTTTTCTTTCCGGTATTTCAGAAAGCTGGATCGCCATTGGCCTGACGCTGGGCGCTTACCTGAACTGGAAAATCGTCGCCGGACGCCTGCGCGTGCAAACCGAGCATCATGATAATGCGCTAACGCTGCCGGATTTTTTCTCCAGCCGTTTTGAAGACAACAGTAAAATCCTGCGGGTGATTTCCGCACTGGTCATTCTGGTTTTCTTCACCATTTATTGCGCTTCAGGGATTGTGGCCGGTGCGCGTCTGTTTGAAAGCACCTTCGGGATGAGTTACGAGACGGCACTGTGGGCAGGTGCAGCAGCCACCATCATCTATACCTTTGTCGGGGGATTCCTGGCGGTCAGCTGGACCGATACCGTGCAGGCCAGCCTGATGATTTTTGCGCTGATCCTGACGCCGGTGATTGTCATTTTTGCCGTGGGCGGCCTGAGCGATTCCCTTCAGGTTATTCAGGCCAAAAGCGTCGAAAATCTCGATATGCTGAAAAATATGAACTTTGTCGCGGTGATTTCACTGCTGGGCTGGGGTCTGGGCTATTTCGGCCAGCCGCATATTCTGGCGCGCTTTATGGCGGCGGATTCCCACCGGTCTATCCGCAGCGCACGCCGTATTGGTATGGCCTGGATGGTCTTGTGCCTGGCGGGAGCGGTTGCCGTGGGCTTCTTTGGCATCGCTTATTTCCAGAACCATCCTGAGCAGGCAGCAGGCGTAACCGAAAACGGCGAGCGAATCTTCATTGAGCTGGCGCGCATTCTGTTCAACCCATGGATTGCCGGTATTCTGCTTTCCGCGATCCTGGCGGCGGTTATGTCTACGCTGAGCTGCCAGCTGCTGGTGTGCTCCAGCGCGCTGACCGAAGATTTGTATAAAAACTTCCTGCGCAAAAATGCCACCCAGCGTGAGCTGGTATGGGTAGGGCGTCTGATGGTCTTACTGGTTGCGGTTATTGCTATCGCGCTGGCTTCTAACCCGGAAAACCGCGTGCTGGGTCTGGTGAGCTATGCCTGGGCAGGATTCGGTGCCGCTTTTGGGCCGGTCGTGATTTTCTCGCTGATGTGGAAACGCATGACCCGCAACGGCGCGCTGGCCGGTATCGTTATCGGTGCGGCAACCGTGCTGATCTGGAAGCATTACGCCTGGCTGGATCTGTACGAAATCATTCCTGGTTTCGTCTTTGCCAGCCTCGGCATTGTAGTGTTCAGCCTGCTGGGTAGTAAACCTTCCGCCGCGGCGATACAGCGTTTTGAAACTGCGGAAGCGGAATTCAATACGCATTAA
- the putA gene encoding trifunctional transcriptional regulator/proline dehydrogenase/L-glutamate gamma-semialdehyde dehydrogenase encodes MGTTTMGVKLDEATRERIKRAAGQIDRTSHWLIKQAIFNYLEQLERGDALPEIPLQASTQEGEELPVEEQHQPFLEFAEHILPQSVTRAAITSAWRRPETEAVPMLLDQARLPAPLAQQTQQLAHKLATALRHQKGASGRAGMVQSLLQEFSLSSQEGVALMCLAEALLRIPDKPTRDALIRDKISNGNWHSHLGRSPSLFVNAATWGLLFTGRLVATHNEANLSRSLNRIIGKSGEPLIRKGVDMAMRLMGEQFVTGETISEALANARKLEDKGFRYSYDMLGEAALTAKDAEAYLVSYQQAIHAIGKASNGRGIYEGPGISIKLSALHPRYSRAQYERVMSELYPILKSLTLLARSYDIGINIDAEEADRLELSLDLLEKLCFEPELEGWNGIGFVIQAYQKRCPMVIDALIDIAQRSRRRLMIRLVKGAYWDSEIKRAQMEGLEGYPVYTRKVYTDISYLACARKLLAVPNLIYPQFATHNAHTLAVIYQMAGNNYYPGQYEFQCLHGMGEPLYEQVVGKVGDGKLNRPCRIYAPVGTHETLLAYLVRRLLENGANTSFVNRIADNTLQIEDLIADPVEEVEKLARTEGAVGLPHPKIPLPRDLYGENRQNSAGLDMANEHRLASLSSALLNSAIEPGMAAPMIDGEAEQGEQLPIVNPAEPGDIVGYVRHASETDVSKALDAAVSAGPIWFATPPAARAEILSRAAMLMEGQMQRLLGILVREAGKTFNNAIAEVREAVDFLHYYAGQVRDDFDNETHRPLGPVVCISPWNFPLAIFTGQIAAALAAGNSVLAKPAEQTPLIAAEAVALLHEAGVPAGALQLLPGLGETVGAQLTGDDRVRGVMFTGSTAVATLLQRNLAGRLDPQGRPTPLIAETGGMNAMIVDSSALTEQVVIDIVASAFDSAGQRCSALRLLCVQEDVADHTLQMLRGAMAECRMGNPERLSTDIGPVIDAEAKENIERHILSMRSKGMKVYQAAFSHPQDISEWQSGTFVPPTLIELNSVADLDKEIFGPVLHVVRYTRNTLPQIINQINASGYGLTLGVHTRIDETITQVTNSAKVGNLYVNRNMVGAVVGVQPFGGEGLSGTGPKAGGPLYLYRLLSSRPDGALRVTLDRQDGRLPVDSALRPGLLTAHQALTEWAKAKPALAELCTRYAELGQGGTVRLLPGPTGERNTFALLPRERVLCLADNEEDALIQLAAVTAVGSRALWQDDELHHSLARQLPAEVQTRIDFAARPLEQQNEFDAVIYHGDADQLRFVCEAIAEREGAIVSVQGFGRGETNLLLERLLIERSLSVNTAAAGGNASLMTIG; translated from the coding sequence ATGGGTACAACCACCATGGGTGTTAAGCTGGACGAAGCCACTCGCGAGCGCATTAAACGCGCCGCGGGCCAAATCGATCGCACCTCTCACTGGCTGATTAAACAGGCTATTTTCAACTATCTGGAACAGCTGGAAAGAGGCGATGCCCTGCCGGAAATTCCTTTGCAGGCGAGTACGCAGGAAGGGGAAGAGCTCCCTGTGGAGGAACAGCATCAGCCGTTTCTGGAATTTGCTGAACACATTCTGCCGCAGTCCGTTACCCGCGCCGCCATTACCTCAGCATGGCGTCGCCCGGAAACGGAAGCGGTGCCCATGCTGCTCGATCAGGCCCGCCTGCCAGCACCTTTGGCTCAGCAAACGCAGCAGCTCGCTCACAAGCTTGCCACGGCCCTGAGGCACCAAAAAGGGGCATCAGGTCGCGCCGGAATGGTGCAAAGCCTGCTCCAGGAGTTCTCTTTGTCCTCGCAGGAAGGTGTGGCGCTGATGTGCCTGGCGGAAGCGCTGCTGCGTATCCCTGATAAACCAACCCGCGATGCGCTCATCCGCGACAAGATCAGTAACGGTAACTGGCATTCCCACCTTGGCCGCAGCCCTTCACTGTTTGTCAATGCCGCAACCTGGGGTCTGCTGTTTACCGGTCGTCTGGTGGCTACGCACAATGAAGCTAACCTGTCGCGCTCGCTTAACCGCATTATTGGTAAAAGCGGCGAGCCGCTCATCCGCAAAGGCGTGGATATGGCAATGCGTCTGATGGGCGAGCAGTTTGTCACCGGTGAAACCATCTCCGAAGCGCTGGCCAATGCCCGCAAGCTGGAGGACAAAGGCTTCCGCTACTCTTACGATATGCTGGGTGAAGCGGCACTGACGGCAAAAGATGCCGAAGCTTACCTGGTCTCTTACCAGCAGGCGATTCATGCCATCGGTAAAGCTTCTAACGGCCGTGGTATTTACGAAGGCCCGGGGATCTCCATCAAGCTTTCTGCGCTGCATCCCCGCTACAGCCGTGCCCAGTATGAGCGCGTGATGAGCGAACTCTACCCTATTCTTAAATCGCTGACGCTGCTGGCCCGCTCTTACGATATCGGTATTAATATCGATGCGGAGGAAGCCGATCGCCTGGAGCTGTCGCTCGATCTGCTGGAAAAACTTTGTTTTGAACCAGAGCTGGAAGGCTGGAACGGCATCGGCTTTGTGATTCAGGCCTACCAGAAACGCTGCCCGATGGTGATCGATGCGTTGATTGATATCGCCCAGCGCAGCCGTCGCCGCCTGATGATCCGCCTGGTGAAAGGTGCCTATTGGGATAGCGAGATCAAACGTGCGCAGATGGAAGGTCTGGAAGGTTATCCGGTTTACACCCGCAAGGTTTATACCGATATTTCCTATCTGGCCTGCGCCCGTAAATTACTGGCGGTGCCGAACCTGATCTATCCGCAGTTCGCCACGCACAATGCCCATACGCTGGCGGTGATTTATCAGATGGCCGGCAACAACTACTACCCTGGCCAGTATGAATTCCAGTGCCTGCACGGCATGGGTGAGCCGCTCTACGAACAGGTGGTGGGAAAAGTCGGCGACGGCAAGCTTAACCGTCCATGCCGTATTTATGCACCGGTGGGCACTCACGAAACGCTGCTGGCTTACCTCGTTCGCCGCCTGCTGGAAAACGGCGCCAATACTTCCTTTGTTAACCGTATTGCCGATAACACCTTGCAGATTGAGGACCTGATTGCCGATCCGGTAGAAGAAGTAGAAAAACTGGCCCGTACCGAAGGTGCCGTTGGCCTGCCGCATCCAAAAATCCCGCTGCCGCGCGATCTGTATGGCGAGAACCGTCAGAACTCCGCCGGGCTGGATATGGCTAATGAACATCGCCTGGCGTCGCTTTCCAGCGCCCTGCTGAACAGCGCCATTGAGCCTGGCATGGCTGCGCCGATGATTGACGGTGAAGCCGAACAGGGCGAGCAATTGCCGATTGTTAACCCGGCAGAACCGGGCGATATCGTCGGCTACGTTCGTCACGCCAGCGAAACAGACGTGTCAAAAGCGCTGGACGCGGCGGTTAGCGCCGGTCCAATCTGGTTCGCCACGCCGCCGGCCGCTCGCGCAGAAATTCTCTCTCGCGCGGCGATGCTGATGGAAGGTCAAATGCAGCGTCTGCTCGGCATCCTGGTGCGCGAAGCGGGTAAAACCTTTAATAACGCCATTGCCGAAGTGCGCGAGGCCGTCGACTTCCTGCATTACTATGCCGGACAGGTACGCGATGACTTCGATAATGAAACGCACCGTCCGCTGGGACCGGTGGTCTGTATCAGCCCGTGGAACTTCCCGCTGGCGATCTTTACCGGACAAATTGCTGCGGCGCTGGCGGCAGGCAATAGCGTGCTGGCGAAACCTGCGGAACAAACGCCGCTGATTGCCGCCGAAGCCGTTGCGCTGCTGCATGAGGCCGGCGTGCCGGCGGGCGCGCTCCAGCTGCTGCCTGGCCTGGGTGAAACCGTGGGTGCGCAACTGACCGGTGACGATCGTGTTCGTGGCGTGATGTTTACCGGCTCAACGGCCGTCGCTACGCTGCTGCAACGCAATCTGGCAGGTCGCCTCGATCCGCAAGGCCGGCCAACGCCGCTGATTGCCGAAACGGGCGGGATGAATGCGATGATCGTCGACTCTTCCGCCCTGACCGAGCAGGTGGTTATCGATATCGTCGCTTCCGCTTTCGACAGCGCCGGACAGCGCTGCTCCGCACTGCGCCTGCTGTGTGTGCAGGAAGACGTGGCTGACCACACGCTGCAAATGCTGCGCGGTGCCATGGCGGAATGCCGCATGGGCAACCCGGAACGGCTTTCTACCGACATCGGCCCGGTTATCGACGCCGAAGCGAAAGAGAATATCGAACGCCATATCCTGTCGATGCGCAGCAAAGGCATGAAAGTGTACCAGGCGGCATTCAGTCATCCGCAGGATATCAGTGAATGGCAAAGCGGAACCTTTGTGCCGCCAACGCTGATTGAGCTGAATAGCGTGGCGGACCTGGACAAAGAAATCTTTGGTCCGGTGCTGCATGTGGTGCGCTATACCCGCAACACGCTGCCGCAGATTATCAATCAGATTAACGCATCCGGTTATGGTCTGACGCTGGGCGTACATACCCGTATTGATGAGACCATTACCCAGGTCACTAACAGCGCGAAAGTCGGCAACCTGTACGTTAACCGTAATATGGTCGGCGCGGTAGTTGGCGTCCAGCCGTTTGGCGGTGAAGGCCTTTCCGGTACGGGCCCGAAAGCAGGCGGCCCGCTTTATCTCTACCGTTTGCTCTCCAGCCGCCCGGATGGCGCGCTGCGCGTTACCCTGGATCGCCAGGATGGCAGGCTGCCGGTTGATTCCGCGCTGCGTCCTGGGCTACTGACTGCACATCAGGCGTTAACTGAATGGGCAAAAGCGAAACCGGCACTGGCGGAGCTTTGCACTCGCTATGCCGAGCTGGGACAAGGCGGCACCGTACGTCTGCTGCCAGGACCAACAGGTGAGCGTAATACCTTTGCCCTGCTGCCGCGTGAGCGCGTTCTTTGTCTGGCAGACAATGAAGAAGATGCACTGATCCAGCTGGCGGCCGTCACCGCTGTGGGCAGCCGTGCGCTGTGGCAGGATGATGAACTTCATCACAGCCTGGCGCGCCAGCTGCCTGCCGAGGTACAGACCCGTATTGATTTTGCGGCCAGACCGCTGGAACAGCAAAATGAGTTTGATGCGGTGATTTACCATGGCGATGCCGATCAGCTGCGTTTTGTCTGTGAAGCGATAGCCGAACGTGAAGGCGCCATTGTTTCCGTGCAGGGTTTTGGCCGTGGAGAAACCAATCTGCTGCTGGAACGTTTACTGATTGAGCGTTCACTCAGCGTTAACACCGCAGCCGCAGGCGGTAACGCCAGCCTGATGACCATTGGGTAA